A genomic region of Herbaspirillum sp. DW155 contains the following coding sequences:
- a CDS encoding type 1 glutamine amidotransferase domain-containing protein, translated as MKKPNILMIVTSSSRMGETDKPTGLWAEELAAPYYALVDAGASVVIASTAGGKAPIDPGSVKPQGQNDAIVERMLADAELQQRIAATRALGEIAVADFDAVFFPGGHGTMWDLPTDANVKAVVESAYAAGKYIASVCHGAAGLVSAVKADGKPMVAGKRVNSFTDAEEREVGLADVVPFLLESRLRELGGVFEGTDNWQMFAIRDGQLITGQNPQSSERVAAILLEALGLGA; from the coding sequence ATGAAGAAACCCAACATCCTGATGATCGTGACCTCCAGCAGCCGCATGGGCGAGACCGACAAACCCACCGGCCTGTGGGCCGAAGAACTGGCCGCCCCGTATTACGCCCTGGTCGACGCCGGCGCCTCGGTCGTCATTGCCTCCACCGCGGGCGGCAAGGCCCCCATCGATCCGGGCAGCGTCAAGCCCCAGGGCCAGAACGACGCCATCGTCGAACGCATGCTGGCCGATGCCGAGCTGCAGCAGCGCATCGCCGCAACCCGCGCCTTGGGCGAGATCGCGGTGGCGGACTTTGATGCGGTGTTCTTCCCCGGCGGTCACGGCACCATGTGGGACTTGCCGACCGATGCCAACGTCAAGGCCGTCGTTGAGAGCGCCTATGCCGCCGGCAAGTACATTGCTTCAGTCTGTCACGGTGCGGCTGGCCTGGTCTCGGCCGTGAAGGCCGATGGCAAGCCGATGGTGGCCGGCAAGCGTGTCAATTCCTTCACAGATGCCGAAGAGCGCGAAGTGGGGCTGGCCGACGTCGTGCCCTTCCTGCTGGAAAGCCGTCTGCGCGAGCTGGGTGGTGTTTTCGAAGGAACCGACAACTGGCAGATGTTCGCCATCCGCGACGGCCAGCTCATCACCGGCCAGAATCCGCAGTCTTCCGAACGTGTGGCCGCGATACTGCTGGAGGCGCTGGG
- a CDS encoding LysR substrate-binding domain-containing protein: MRSFDPVQLGSIELFCKAAELGSFTAAAEALGVTPASVSRSISRLETRLGVRLFARTTRQIRLTREGELYHEQCRQALEQIAAAERILTGQQKVPSGPLRISVGTPYAHYRLLPLLPRFQAAYPQIDVELSIANRVIDFVEEGYDLAIRLGVPRDSRLIAHTLEEATLGVFAAPSYLARRGTPESVQALKEHDCIQFILPSTGRAMPWIFKDGQGRDMDFHFQSRQRIHDDVLGCVNWAIAGGGLFQIYHFIAQAAVQRGELVEVLQSAGYRTRRFSILYPHNRHLSARVRAFVEFLMQAVRP, from the coding sequence ATGCGCAGCTTTGATCCCGTCCAGCTAGGCAGCATCGAACTCTTCTGCAAGGCCGCCGAACTGGGCAGCTTCACGGCCGCCGCCGAAGCGCTGGGCGTGACGCCGGCCTCGGTGAGCCGTTCCATCAGCCGCCTGGAAACCCGCCTGGGCGTGCGCCTGTTTGCCCGCACCACGCGCCAGATCCGGCTCACCCGCGAGGGCGAGCTGTATCACGAGCAATGCCGCCAGGCCCTGGAGCAGATCGCTGCAGCCGAACGCATCCTGACCGGGCAGCAGAAAGTCCCGAGCGGCCCGCTGCGCATCAGTGTGGGCACGCCCTACGCGCACTATCGGCTGCTGCCGCTGCTGCCGCGTTTCCAGGCCGCCTATCCGCAGATCGACGTGGAATTGAGCATTGCCAACCGTGTCATCGACTTCGTGGAAGAAGGTTATGACCTGGCGATCCGGCTGGGCGTACCGCGGGATTCGCGACTGATCGCGCATACGCTGGAAGAGGCCACGCTGGGCGTCTTTGCGGCGCCCTCCTATCTCGCCCGGCGCGGCACGCCAGAGAGCGTGCAAGCCCTGAAGGAACATGACTGCATCCAGTTCATCCTGCCCAGCACCGGGCGCGCGATGCCGTGGATATTCAAGGACGGACAGGGACGCGACATGGATTTTCATTTCCAGAGCCGGCAACGCATCCATGACGATGTATTGGGCTGCGTCAACTGGGCCATTGCGGGCGGGGGGCTGTTCCAGATCTATCACTTCATCGCCCAGGCCGCGGTGCAGCGTGGAGAGCTGGTGGAAGTGCTGCAGTCGGCCGGCTATCGCACCCGGCGCTTTTCCATCCTCTATCCGCACAATCGCCACCTGTCGGCGCGGGTGCGGGCGTTTGTGGAGTTCCTGATGCAGGCGGTACGGCCATAA